A single window of Candidatus Dadabacteria bacterium DNA harbors:
- a CDS encoding cupin domain-containing protein: MHVKNIDDIESEVLESANGVSRQMLIGPEEGPNFSMRKLVIEPGGGIPAHTSGAEHEQYVLGGTARVGIGDQVYEVAKGDVVFIPAGEPHWYEAYGEEPFELLSVLPNKDNEMVFTK, from the coding sequence ATGCATGTAAAAAACATTGACGATATAGAAAGCGAGGTTCTGGAGTCTGCCAATGGCGTTTCAAGGCAGATGCTAATAGGCCCTGAGGAGGGTCCTAATTTCTCTATGAGAAAACTTGTCATCGAACCCGGGGGCGGCATTCCCGCTCATACAAGCGGCGCCGAGCATGAGCAGTATGTTCTTGGCGGCACAGCAAGGGTTGGAATCGGGGACCAGGTTTACGAGGTCGCAAAGGGCGACGTGGTGTTTATCCCCGCCGGAGAGCCGCACTGGTATGAAGCTTACGGAGAGGAACCTTTTGAGCTTCTGTCGGTTTTGCCGAATAAAGACAACGAGATGGTTTTCACAAAATAG
- a CDS encoding cupin domain-containing protein has protein sequence MYVKKVKEVESTIIGAGQGTSRQVLISPEEGPNFAMRKFVMQPGGDIPAHTNAVEHEQYVLGGRAKIGIGDEVYNVEKDDVVFIPAGIPHWYEVEGDEPFEFLCLVPNLEDKIELINK, from the coding sequence ATGTATGTAAAGAAAGTTAAAGAAGTAGAGAGTACGATTATCGGAGCAGGGCAGGGTACTTCAAGGCAGGTTCTCATCAGCCCAGAGGAAGGTCCAAATTTCGCGATGAGAAAATTTGTTATGCAGCCTGGAGGTGATATCCCCGCTCATACCAACGCAGTTGAGCATGAGCAGTACGTGCTTGGCGGCAGGGCGAAAATTGGAATCGGAGACGAAGTGTATAACGTCGAGAAGGATGACGTAGTCTTTATTCCTGCCGGGATTCCTCACTGGTATGAAGTTGAGGGTGACGAGCCTTTTGAGTTTCTGTGTCTTGTGCCGAATCTTGAAGACAAGATAGAACTTATTAATAAGTAA
- a CDS encoding NUDIX hydrolase: MPEKWKLQKSTPLNDYRIFSTKKKSTISPKDGTVHDFYVMDAPDWVNIIAVTPAGEIVLIKQFRHGTGEITLEIPGGMIDPGESPAECARRELLEETGFTSTQWEQIGCVRPNPAFMSNSCFTFLASGCERTSEPFFDTTEDIETLLVAPQEIKRYIREGTIDHCIVIAAFGFYFLRE, from the coding sequence ATGCCAGAGAAATGGAAGCTTCAAAAGAGCACTCCACTCAACGACTACAGAATTTTTTCGACGAAAAAGAAAAGCACCATCTCGCCCAAAGACGGTACCGTCCACGACTTCTACGTAATGGATGCTCCCGACTGGGTTAACATTATCGCCGTTACGCCCGCCGGTGAAATCGTTTTAATAAAGCAGTTTCGCCACGGCACCGGAGAGATCACGCTTGAGATCCCGGGCGGAATGATCGATCCGGGGGAAAGTCCTGCTGAGTGCGCGCGCAGAGAGCTCCTTGAGGAAACCGGGTTCACCTCCACTCAGTGGGAGCAGATAGGGTGCGTCAGGCCGAACCCGGCCTTCATGTCGAACTCCTGCTTTACCTTCCTTGCATCTGGGTGCGAGCGGACGTCGGAACCGTTTTTTGACACTACAGAAGACATAGAAACCCTGCTTGTCGCTCCGCAGGAAATAAAACGATACATAAGGGAAGGCACCATAGATCACTGCATAGTGATAGCGGCGTTCGGGTTTTACTTTCTCAGGGAGTGA
- the moeB gene encoding molybdopterin-synthase adenylyltransferase MoeB, which translates to MDLSNQEITRYSRHLIMPEVGIEGQKKLKNSKVLCIGAGGLGSPLALYLAAAGVGTLGILDFDVVDFSNLQRQVIHSEKTVGTPKVESARDRLLELNSDTNIVTYNEMLNSDNAMDIMKDYDVVVDGTDNFATRYLTNDACVFLGIPNVYGSIFRFEGQVSVFDAKRGPCYRCLYPEPPPPGLVPSCAEGGVLGILPGVVGTIQASEVVKLIIGEGTPLIGRLLFIDVLNMEPRILKLRKDPNCPVCGENATVTELIDYQEFCGIGRGEEVEEEKPKVEEITVEEFSSIKENEANFVLIDVREPHEYEICNIEGSRLIPLGELKDRTDELDPKDDIVVHCHHGGRSMKAATFLAEQGFSKVKNLKGGIDEWAEKYDSEMARY; encoded by the coding sequence ATGGACTTGAGCAATCAGGAGATAACCAGGTACAGCAGGCACCTTATAATGCCCGAAGTCGGCATTGAGGGACAGAAAAAACTCAAAAACTCAAAGGTCCTCTGTATCGGTGCCGGAGGGCTCGGGTCTCCGCTTGCTCTATACCTCGCGGCCGCGGGGGTCGGCACACTGGGAATACTGGACTTCGACGTTGTGGATTTCAGCAACCTGCAAAGGCAGGTGATCCACAGCGAGAAGACCGTTGGCACTCCCAAGGTGGAATCCGCAAGGGACCGACTCCTTGAGCTTAACTCCGATACCAATATCGTTACCTATAACGAGATGCTGAATTCGGACAACGCCATGGACATAATGAAAGACTATGACGTGGTCGTCGACGGAACGGACAATTTCGCCACGAGGTATCTCACAAACGACGCCTGCGTTTTCCTCGGAATTCCAAACGTCTACGGAAGCATCTTCAGGTTCGAGGGTCAGGTAAGCGTGTTCGACGCGAAAAGAGGCCCCTGCTACAGGTGTCTCTATCCGGAGCCCCCTCCCCCGGGACTCGTGCCGAGCTGCGCCGAAGGAGGAGTGCTGGGAATACTGCCCGGAGTCGTGGGAACCATTCAGGCATCAGAGGTCGTAAAGCTTATAATCGGCGAGGGAACACCCCTTATAGGAAGGCTTCTCTTTATTGACGTCCTCAACATGGAGCCAAGGATACTGAAGCTCCGAAAGGATCCCAACTGCCCCGTCTGCGGCGAGAATGCGACCGTGACCGAACTCATAGACTACCAGGAGTTCTGCGGTATCGGCCGAGGCGAAGAGGTCGAAGAGGAAAAACCCAAGGTCGAGGAGATAACCGTTGAGGAGTTCAGCTCTATCAAGGAAAACGAGGCCAACTTCGTTCTGATCGACGTGAGAGAGCCCCATGAGTACGAGATATGCAATATCGAGGGCTCAAGGCTTATTCCCCTCGGCGAACTCAAGGACAGAACGGACGAGCTTGACCCCAAGGACGACATAGTCGTTCACTGCCACCACGGTGGGAGAAGCATGAAGGCTGCGACTTTCCTTGCCGAGCAGGGTTTCAGCAAGGTTAAGAACCTGAAGGGCGGCATAGACGAGTGGGCTGAGAAGTACGACTCGGAAATGGCCAGGTACTGA
- a CDS encoding cold shock domain-containing protein, with protein sequence MQGTVKWFNSSKGYGFITSNEVQDDVFVHYTAIEGEGYKTLNEGDEVSFEITQGKKGPTATNVIKTS encoded by the coding sequence ATGCAGGGAACTGTAAAATGGTTTAATAGCTCCAAAGGCTATGGATTTATAACATCCAACGAAGTGCAGGATGATGTTTTCGTTCACTACACCGCTATTGAGGGCGAGGGTTACAAGACTCTCAATGAGGGTGACGAAGTAAGCTTTGAGATCACTCAAGGCAAAAAAGGACCCACCGCAACAAACGTAATAAAGACTTCCTAA
- a CDS encoding cold-shock protein encodes MMQGTVKWFNSSKGYGFITSSEVQDDVFVHYTAIEGEGYKTLNEGDEVTFEITQGKKGPTATNVVPA; translated from the coding sequence ATAATGCAGGGAACTGTAAAATGGTTTAATAGCTCCAAAGGCTATGGATTTATAACATCCAGCGAAGTACAGGATGATGTTTTTGTTCATTACACCGCTATTGAGGGCGAGGGTTACAAGACTCTCAATGAAGGCGACGAAGTAACCTTTGAGATCACTCAAGGGAAAAAAGGACCCACCGCAACAAACGTTGTGCCTGCTTAA